From the Kallotenue papyrolyticum genome, the window TGGATCACGCGCAGCAGCGTGGCCGTGACGCGTGGTTTGTTGATCGCCAGACGGCGAATCTGACGTTGGCTTCTTCGCTGCGCACCACGCGCGGCGAGAACTGACCGGCGGCTTGTTGCAGGGCGATGACCGTCAGCGAAAACGCGATCGCGATCACCATGATCAGCGAGCCGGCGATGGTCGCCAGCATGGTCTGCGCGGCGCTGGCGGTGCCGCCGAACCACAGGCGCGGCAGATCGCTGCCGACGGCGATCAGATGACGATCCACACTGATCAGCAGCGCCGACAGCAGAGCAGCCGCCAACACCAG encodes:
- a CDS encoding DUF2254 family protein; its protein translation is MRVRLLNLWENTRSSLWFVPSLLVLAAALLSALLISVDRHLIAVGSDLPRLWFGGTASAAQTMLATIAGSLIMVIAIAFSLTVIALQQAAGQFSPRVVRSEEANVRFAVWRSTNHASRPRCCA